The region AGCACGGCGTCGTCGTCGATCGCGGAGTCGGTCACGGAGTCGGTCACGCGGTCGGTCACGGAGTCGGTCACGGGGTGTTCGGTCCTTCCGGCGTCTGTGCGTTCGCGGATCACCACCGATCCGTCACCGCCGATCCTCTCAACGGGCCATCTGCCCCGGACAGCCGCGCCTCTGCTTGACTGGGCACATGCTCTCGATCGGTTCCGTGGTGCTGGGGGTCTCGGACGTCCGGCGCGCGGCGGCGTTCTGGGCGCGGGCCCTGGGATACGTCCCGCGCGGGGAGATCGAGGACGACTGGGTGGTGCTGGTCCCCGCGGACGGGCGCACCGGGGCCCATCTGTCGCTCGGCCGCAGCGAGACCCCGGTCCAGGGGCGCCCACGCGTCCATCTGGATCTCTACGCGGGGGACGCGGCCGATCAGGCCGCCGAGGTCGAGCGGCTGGTGTCGCTCGGCGCCCGGCGGGTCCGCTGGGAGCTGTATCCGCCGGACGCCGATTTCATCGTCCTGGCCGACCCGGACGGAAACCGCTTCTGCGTCATCGACACCGGCCGCGGCTGATCCCCGCTTCCGCACCGCGAGCCGCGGCACAAAAC is a window of Streptomyces violaceusniger Tu 4113 DNA encoding:
- a CDS encoding VOC family protein → MLSIGSVVLGVSDVRRAAAFWARALGYVPRGEIEDDWVVLVPADGRTGAHLSLGRSETPVQGRPRVHLDLYAGDAADQAAEVERLVSLGARRVRWELYPPDADFIVLADPDGNRFCVIDTGRG